One window of Nostoc sp. C052 genomic DNA carries:
- a CDS encoding energy-coupling factor transporter transmembrane protein EcfT, whose protein sequence is MLKLSLPLRLQLSLVIVVGAALLKHYAWYELSIYGAIALLWAWLLRVPIRQLGGLLGTELIFLSLLALPLGWERASFLLVRSLICLVTMNSFLLTLPPHSFGIALKSLPVPAPLKENLLLAGQYMEILLSEVTRMRRSAQLRGLTGTGGWLRYASAAMIGALYLRSLDRAERVYAAMVARGYNGQLRIDSTLRPKERFALLLAWAIAAVVTLTSYKI, encoded by the coding sequence ATGCTTAAACTTTCCTTACCGCTACGCTTGCAACTGTCTCTAGTTATTGTGGTGGGGGCAGCTTTATTAAAGCATTATGCCTGGTATGAACTAAGTATATATGGCGCGATCGCACTTTTATGGGCTTGGTTATTGCGCGTACCAATTCGCCAATTGGGAGGATTACTCGGCACAGAATTGATTTTTTTGTCATTGCTGGCCTTGCCTTTGGGATGGGAGCGAGCTAGTTTTTTGCTGGTTCGTTCGCTGATTTGTCTGGTTACAATGAATAGTTTTTTGTTAACCTTACCGCCCCACAGTTTCGGAATTGCCCTTAAAAGTTTACCCGTACCAGCACCTTTAAAAGAAAACTTGTTGTTAGCTGGGCAATATATGGAAATTTTGCTCTCAGAAGTAACCCGGATGCGACGCAGCGCCCAATTACGCGGTTTGACTGGAACAGGGGGATGGTTGCGTTATGCCAGTGCAGCCATGATTGGAGCTTTGTATCTCCGTAGTTTGGATAGGGCAGAGCGAGTCTACGCGGCAATGGTAGCTCGTGGTTACAACGGACAATTACGCATAGATTCTACCCTCAGACCAAAAGAACGTTTTGCCTTATTACTAGCTTGGGCGATCGCTGCTGTTGTCACCCTAACTTCTTACAAAATTTAA
- a CDS encoding energy-coupling factor ABC transporter ATP-binding protein produces the protein MKSLTSNSQTSTSNPHTAVVEVDNLVYAYSQQEPVLQQISFTLNKGDRVALMGATGSGKSTLLENLIGLKQPQSGKITINGIPVEPQTLPQVRRQIGFSFQDANDQLFMPTILEDVTFGPRNYGISAAEASDRARQLLADFGLEAYANRSAHELSGGQRRLAALASILALEPAILILDEPTNGLDPAWRRHLAQVLFKLPVQAILIASHDLHWLGRVTQRALVLSGGRIQIDSDIQPLLQDGATLDRLGLPIDW, from the coding sequence TTGAAATCTTTGACTTCCAATTCCCAAACATCAACCAGTAACCCTCATACAGCCGTAGTGGAGGTTGATAACCTGGTGTATGCGTATTCCCAGCAGGAGCCAGTATTACAACAAATTTCTTTTACCTTAAACAAAGGCGATCGCGTCGCATTGATGGGAGCAACGGGTTCGGGGAAAAGCACCTTATTGGAGAACCTAATTGGCTTAAAGCAACCGCAATCTGGGAAAATTACGATTAATGGTATTCCCGTAGAACCGCAAACCTTACCCCAGGTACGTCGTCAAATTGGTTTTAGCTTCCAAGATGCCAACGACCAATTATTTATGCCCACCATCTTAGAAGATGTTACCTTTGGGCCACGTAATTATGGTATATCAGCAGCAGAGGCAAGCGATCGCGCTCGACAGTTATTAGCTGATTTTGGTCTAGAAGCCTACGCCAATCGTTCCGCACATGAACTTTCTGGTGGACAAAGACGCCTAGCCGCCCTAGCCTCGATTTTAGCCCTAGAACCGGCAATTCTAATTTTGGATGAACCAACCAACGGTCTAGATCCAGCATGGCGGCGTCATTTGGCGCAAGTATTGTTCAAATTACCCGTGCAGGCGATCTTAATTGCCTCCCACGATCTACATTGGTTAGGCAGAGTTACTCAACGCGCTTTGGTGTTGTCTGGTGGTCGCATTCAAATAGACAGCGACATTCAACCACTTTTGCAAGATGGCGCTACTTTAGACCGGTTGGGTTTGCCCATAGATTGGTGA
- a CDS encoding energy-coupling factor ABC transporter permease, which produces MHIPDGFVSVPVAGATGLASAAALFIAFGRSQEAFGIRRAPILGLTTAFIFAAQMINFPVAGGTSGHLLGGTLAAIVLGSPWAGTLCLATVLIIQAVLFADGGITALGANIFNMAVVGVWVGWVLTETLQRLFGGSKGRLPLAAGIAAGVSVVVAAIVCAIELALSGTAPVAIVLPAMTGVHILIGIGEGLITGGVLTYLARARPDLLPGEQHEFRGWSLPIVTIFLIAGVLSLFASAWPDGLEKVAQNTGFINLANQVRIIVPTPLANYSIEGLGTIGTSIAGLVGAAVCFAVAFGIAKVVKPKNA; this is translated from the coding sequence ATGCATATTCCTGATGGATTTGTTTCTGTACCAGTGGCAGGGGCTACTGGTTTAGCGAGTGCGGCAGCGCTGTTTATTGCCTTCGGGCGATCGCAAGAAGCCTTTGGTATCCGTCGTGCGCCCATATTGGGACTAACCACCGCCTTCATTTTTGCCGCCCAGATGATCAATTTTCCGGTAGCAGGCGGTACTAGTGGTCACTTGTTGGGAGGAACTTTAGCTGCGATCGTTTTGGGCAGTCCTTGGGCAGGAACATTGTGTCTGGCAACAGTTTTAATTATTCAAGCCGTGCTATTTGCTGATGGTGGCATTACAGCCTTAGGGGCAAACATTTTTAACATGGCAGTAGTTGGAGTTTGGGTTGGCTGGGTTTTAACCGAAACCTTGCAACGGCTGTTTGGGGGATCTAAAGGACGCTTACCCTTAGCTGCTGGTATAGCAGCTGGTGTAAGTGTAGTGGTCGCTGCGATCGTTTGTGCCATTGAGTTAGCCCTCTCTGGAACTGCACCTGTCGCGATCGTTTTACCAGCGATGACTGGTGTGCATATTCTGATTGGCATCGGCGAAGGGCTGATTACTGGAGGTGTGCTGACTTACTTAGCCAGAGCTAGACCAGATTTGTTACCAGGAGAACAGCACGAGTTTCGCGGCTGGTCACTACCGATTGTCACCATTTTCTTGATTGCGGGAGTGCTGTCACTCTTTGCCTCAGCTTGGCCCGATGGTTTGGAAAAAGTTGCCCAAAATACAGGTTTCATCAACTTAGCCAATCAAGTACGGATAATTGTGCCTACACCTTTAGCTAACTATAGTATTGAAGGTTTGGGGACAATTGGCACTAGTATTGCTGGATTGGTGGGAGCTGCGGTTTGCTTTGCTGTGGCCTTTGGCATTGCCAAGGTAGTGAAACCGAAAAATGCTTAA
- a CDS encoding DUF1361 domain-containing protein, which produces MKEELIARVLHVLRINMSWMTWNLFLAFIPLALSVWLFRMRRGGTWLWWLGFLVFYAFLPNAPYLLTDVIHLINDIRMIQSVWIITLVLIPVYFLVILGGFEAYVISLINWGHYLHRIGKSQWIWRVELITHFLCAIGVYWGRFLRFNSWDFITQPDAVITKGVEEILGKQPLVIIAISFVILVGLYWIMKRVTLGFIRQPKDAYPLNTQSADTNTPNAG; this is translated from the coding sequence ATGAAAGAAGAATTGATAGCCAGAGTTTTGCATGTCTTGCGAATTAATATGAGTTGGATGACTTGGAATTTGTTTCTGGCTTTTATACCTTTGGCTTTAAGTGTGTGGCTATTTCGCATGAGGCGCGGTGGCACTTGGCTTTGGTGGCTAGGATTCTTAGTTTTCTATGCTTTCTTACCAAATGCACCGTATTTGTTGACTGATGTAATTCACTTGATAAATGATATCCGCATGATTCAGTCAGTGTGGATAATTACTTTAGTACTTATTCCTGTCTATTTCCTAGTAATTCTAGGTGGATTTGAAGCTTATGTAATATCGTTAATTAATTGGGGTCACTACTTACATCGCATCGGTAAAAGTCAATGGATTTGGCGCGTTGAGTTGATTACCCATTTTCTCTGTGCTATTGGCGTCTATTGGGGAAGATTTCTGCGTTTCAACAGTTGGGATTTTATTACTCAACCCGATGCCGTAATTACCAAAGGTGTTGAGGAAATTCTCGGTAAACAGCCATTGGTGATTATTGCTATCAGTTTTGTGATCCTTGTTGGACTGTACTGGATTATGAAACGAGTCACTTTGGGTTTTATCAGGCAACCAAAAGATGCATATCCTCTCAATACACAATCAGCCGATACTAACACCCCAAATGCTGGATGA
- a CDS encoding iron uptake porin, with amino-acid sequence MSDISLLMAGVLVTAPMSALNLPQQPINTSENSVQQSTQKNLSEVVSPAEITPPEFVQPDITTSSAIKNKYENILKKSREKIQFISSPNLPELKDTQPVTEVAQNQKNTEEFSQPPHPSDSDNQMSQVTSVSQLQDVQPSDWAFGALQSLVERYGCIAGYPDGTYLGNRSISRYEFAAGLDACLEKINDAMPAAGYAYANNKVNTVNNEDLVLLQRLQGEFKAELQQLQQRIKVVENHNGELQRNQFSTTTRLFGQAIFSVQGTNSPDVDLFPRDGVPERQGKTNLTFTSSAQLTLATSFTGRDLLLTGLSAGNLGSNASLLSNNMGRLGFESNTNNNLVISDLSYRFLLSDNLGIVVGTAGVNPINTFRGISPLEGSSDGAISLFGQRNPILSIGNGSAGIGFDWQISDRISLQGVYSAEIPNFPGNINQGGLFGGRFTTGAQLSLAPTNNLDIGVHYLYSHSPDGLLASGIGDSQLISPFADPTAFNTQAIGATVAWRINPNLQLGGWGGFTSSKPLNLPGSVETTNWMVFAAFPNLLHSGNLGGVLVGQPPKITSSSLPEGFNFPNFSDGGTAGGRSDTSIHVEVFYRAQLSDNIALTPGLFVIFNPDHNAANDALVVGALRATFRF; translated from the coding sequence ATGAGTGATATTAGTCTACTGATGGCGGGTGTGCTAGTAACAGCGCCAATGTCTGCGCTAAATTTACCACAACAGCCTATAAATACGTCAGAAAATTCGGTGCAGCAGTCAACACAAAAAAATTTGTCTGAAGTTGTCTCACCTGCTGAAATTACACCGCCTGAATTTGTACAACCAGATATAACCACTTCATCAGCTATAAAGAATAAGTACGAAAATATACTTAAAAAAAGTAGAGAAAAAATTCAATTTATCAGTTCCCCTAATTTACCTGAATTAAAAGATACTCAACCTGTAACAGAAGTTGCACAGAACCAGAAAAACACAGAAGAATTTTCCCAACCTCCCCATCCCTCAGACTCAGACAATCAAATGTCTCAAGTCACTTCAGTATCGCAACTCCAAGATGTGCAACCCTCTGATTGGGCTTTTGGTGCTTTGCAGTCTTTAGTAGAACGCTATGGCTGCATTGCTGGATACCCAGATGGGACTTATCTGGGGAATCGTAGCATCAGCCGTTATGAATTTGCGGCTGGTTTAGATGCTTGCTTAGAGAAGATTAACGATGCGATGCCTGCGGCGGGCTACGCCTACGCTAACAATAAAGTTAATACTGTTAATAACGAAGATTTAGTCTTGCTGCAAAGGTTGCAAGGCGAATTCAAAGCCGAGTTGCAGCAATTACAGCAGCGTATCAAGGTTGTGGAAAATCACAATGGTGAATTACAACGTAATCAGTTTTCCACAACTACCAGATTATTTGGTCAAGCTATTTTTAGTGTTCAGGGAACCAATAGCCCCGATGTGGATTTGTTTCCTCGAGATGGAGTACCTGAACGTCAGGGAAAAACTAATCTGACTTTTACAAGTAGCGCCCAACTCACCTTAGCAACTTCATTTACAGGGCGAGATTTGCTGTTAACTGGTCTATCTGCTGGTAATTTGGGTTCTAATGCATCGTTGCTATCTAACAATATGGGGCGGCTGGGTTTTGAGTCAAATACCAACAACAATCTAGTAATTAGCGATTTATCTTATCGATTTCTTCTCTCAGATAACTTGGGAATTGTCGTAGGTACGGCAGGAGTCAACCCCATCAACACCTTTCGCGGTATTAGTCCTTTAGAAGGTTCTAGCGACGGTGCAATTTCTCTATTTGGTCAGAGAAACCCGATTTTAAGTATTGGTAACGGCAGTGCTGGTATAGGCTTTGATTGGCAGATTAGCGATCGCATCAGTTTGCAAGGCGTTTATAGTGCAGAAATACCCAATTTTCCGGGCAATATCAACCAGGGCGGATTATTTGGCGGTAGATTTACTACTGGCGCTCAGTTAAGTTTAGCACCCACGAATAACCTCGATATCGGCGTACATTATCTTTATTCCCACTCCCCAGATGGCTTATTAGCAAGTGGTATCGGCGATTCTCAACTGATTTCGCCTTTTGCAGATCCTACAGCTTTCAATACCCAAGCAATTGGTGCTACCGTTGCTTGGCGAATTAACCCTAATTTGCAATTGGGTGGTTGGGGTGGCTTTACTTCCTCCAAACCATTAAACCTTCCTGGAAGTGTGGAAACCACGAACTGGATGGTATTCGCGGCTTTTCCCAATTTGCTGCACTCTGGAAATTTAGGAGGCGTTCTTGTCGGACAACCACCCAAAATTACTTCGAGTAGTTTACCCGAAGGCTTTAATTTTCCTAACTTTTCTGATGGGGGAACAGCAGGCGGACGTAGTGACACATCAATTCACGTAGAAGTTTTTTACCGCGCCCAACTCAGCGACAACATTGCTTTGACTCCAGGTTTATTTGTCATTTTCAATCCCGATCACAATGCTGCTAACGATGCATTGGTAGTTGGGGCATTAAGAGCAACTTTCCGGTTTTAA
- a CDS encoding glycosyltransferase family 39 protein, which produces MKKELSQKWIISKSWLRFLAIIILVIGVFFRFVNLDRKIYWNDEVYSSLRISGYLESEMNDRLRNGRLVTLEDLEKYQYPNSEKNTIDTIEGLISEESQVVPLYFVILRFWVEWFGDSIAVIRSFSAFISLLTFPCLYWLCQELFGSSLIGWMSIALIAISPIHVLYAQEARTYSLWIVAILISGTALLRAMRLKTKVSWCIYAATLSLGFYSHLFFTWIALGHGVYVAVIERFRLSKTSINYLLSALAGVITFLPWIWIIITHPTPDKISWANAKQTPFESAIRWVGIISRGFLDVGIGSSEPLKFNIALIFCIFIILTLIIYSIYVLCRRTSKEVWLFILILIGAVALPLLVVDLLFEKKSTSTRYLLPVVLGMQLAVAYLFTIKLTSISPKIWQKKLWSLVVSIVIISGIVSCTLSSQAQLWWIKAPLRYQEYPEIANILSKTKKPLLISDSDMIFIQTLGHLLDPKVRFQFVVQGQLPEITNSFTDIFLFKPSDFLKAGIEKIYNSNLQQINRSLWKITKSS; this is translated from the coding sequence ATGAAAAAGGAATTGTCGCAGAAATGGATTATTTCTAAATCTTGGTTACGTTTTTTAGCGATCATCATATTAGTAATAGGCGTATTCTTTCGCTTCGTAAATCTTGACAGGAAAATTTATTGGAATGATGAAGTTTATTCATCATTACGCATATCTGGTTATCTTGAGTCAGAGATGAATGACCGATTACGCAATGGTCGTTTGGTCACTCTTGAAGATTTGGAGAAATATCAATATCCTAATTCGGAAAAAAACACAATTGATACAATTGAAGGATTGATTTCAGAAGAATCGCAGGTTGTGCCACTATATTTCGTGATACTCCGGTTTTGGGTAGAGTGGTTTGGCGATTCTATAGCAGTTATAAGAAGTTTTTCGGCATTCATTAGTCTGCTCACCTTTCCTTGTCTTTATTGGCTATGTCAAGAATTATTTGGATCTTCACTAATAGGTTGGATGTCCATTGCATTGATAGCCATTTCACCTATTCACGTTTTGTATGCACAAGAAGCACGAACATACAGTTTATGGATAGTAGCCATCTTAATATCGGGCACCGCACTGCTGCGAGCCATGCGCCTTAAAACAAAGGTTAGTTGGTGTATTTATGCAGCAACATTGTCACTAGGATTTTATAGTCACTTATTTTTTACTTGGATTGCTCTTGGACATGGAGTTTATGTAGCTGTAATCGAACGCTTTAGATTGAGTAAAACATCGATTAATTACTTGTTATCAGCGCTTGCAGGGGTTATAACTTTTCTACCTTGGATTTGGATTATTATTACTCACCCTACTCCTGACAAAATAAGTTGGGCAAATGCTAAACAAACACCTTTTGAGTCAGCTATAAGGTGGGTTGGGATTATTAGTCGCGGTTTTCTGGATGTAGGTATTGGCTCTAGTGAACCGCTAAAATTTAATATTGCCTTAATTTTTTGTATTTTCATTATTCTAACTCTAATTATCTACTCAATTTATGTTCTTTGCCGAAGAACCTCTAAAGAAGTTTGGTTATTTATCTTAATCTTGATTGGAGCTGTAGCCCTTCCTTTACTGGTAGTAGATTTATTATTTGAAAAAAAATCCACTAGTACTCGATATTTACTTCCAGTCGTTTTAGGTATGCAGTTAGCTGTTGCTTACCTATTTACCATTAAATTAACGTCTATTTCTCCTAAAATTTGGCAAAAAAAGCTATGGTCACTTGTAGTTTCCATAGTAATTATCAGCGGTATCGTATCTTGTACGCTCAGTTCCCAAGCCCAGCTATGGTGGATCAAAGCCCCTCTAAGATACCAAGAATATCCCGAAATCGCTAACATTCTTAGTAAAACTAAGAAGCCGCTTTTAATTAGTGACTCTGACATGATTTTCATCCAAACACTTGGTCATTTACTTGACCCAAAAGTGCGATTTCAATTTGTAGTTCAAGGGCAGTTACCAGAGATTACTAATAGCTTTACTGATATATTCTTGTTCAAGCCTTCTGACTTCTTAAAGGCTGGGATTGAGAAAATTTATAACTCAAATTTACAGCAGATAAACAGGTCACTTTGGAAAATCACAAAATCTAGTTAA